In Elephas maximus indicus isolate mEleMax1 chromosome 4, mEleMax1 primary haplotype, whole genome shotgun sequence, a genomic segment contains:
- the LOC126076036 gene encoding histone H1.0, with protein MTENSTSAPAAKPKRAKASKKSTDHPKYSDMIVAAIQAEKNRAGSSRQSIQKYIKSHYKVGENADSQIKLSIKRLVTTGVLKQTKGVGASGSFRLAKSDEPKRSVAFKKTKKEVKKVATPKKATKPKKAASKAPSKKPKATPAKKAKKKPVATPKKAKKPKTVKAKPVKASKPKKAKSVKPKAKSSAKRSGKKK; from the coding sequence ATGACCGAGAACTCCACCTCTGCTCCTGCAGCCAAGCCCAAGAGGGCCAAGGCCTCCAAGAAGTCCACAGACCACCCCAAGTATTCAGACATGATCGTGGCTGCCATCCAGGCGGAGAAGAACCGGGCTGGCTCCTCGCGCCAATCCATCCAGAAGTATATCAAGAGCCACTACAAGGTGGGTGAGAACGCCGACTCCCAGATCAAGTTGTCCATCAAGCGCCTGGTCACCACCGGTGTTCTTAAGCAGACCAAAGGAGTGGGCGCCTCGGGGTCCTTCCGGCTGGCCAAGAGCGATGAGCCCAAGAGGTCAGTGGCCTTCAAGAAGACCAAGAAGGAAGTCAAGAAGGTGGCCACACCAAAGAAGGCAACCAAGCCCAAGAAGGCTGCCTCCAAAGCCCCAAGTAAGAAGCCCAAAGCCACTCCAGCCAAGAAGGCCAAGAAGAAGCCGGTTGCCACACCCAAGAAAGCCAAAAAACCCAAGACTGTCAAAGCCAAGCCAGTGAAGGCATCCAAGCCCAAGAAGGCCAAATCAGTGAAGCCCAAAGCCAAGTCCAGTGCCAAGAGGTCGGGCAAGAAGAAGTGA